One Sediminibacillus dalangtanensis genomic region harbors:
- a CDS encoding DUF1801 domain-containing protein yields the protein MATGDPDREKLLPELGKHKAGKGCIYINKLADINHDVLKKMINQSVTYLQEAFPAKKG from the coding sequence ATGGCAACCGGTGATCCTGACCGTGAAAAATTGCTTCCTGAACTGGGAAAACATAAGGCCGGGAAAGGTTGTATTTATATCAACAAGCTTGCGGATATCAATCATGATGTTCTAAAAAAGATGATCAACCAGTCCGTGACGTATTTGCAGGAAGCATTTCCGGCAAAAAAGGGATGA
- a CDS encoding sodium:solute symporter — translation MNNFTTIDFIVLIVYVLGIAFFGAFFGKNQKTTKDYFLGGRSIPWWAIGLSVMATQASAITFIGAPGWGYSGGLERINTYINVPLVMAFLMVTIVPFFYRTEVYTAYEYLERRFDAKTRSLTAGLFLVARGLATGVVLYAPALVLSVVTGWDVNVTIIIMAIIAVAYTVLGGISAVIWTDVIQMFVLWLGAALAIIKIISTMPDGFSGAMDIGAEAGLLQSLDFRFDLSVEYSIWAGVIGGFFMHAAYFGTDQSQIQRVLTSKSIKESKMSLIVSGLFIFPQMMLFLVIGIMLYAFYSQAGSPGVENLNELFPLFVVNNLPVGITGLIIAGVFAAAMSSLDSALNSLSAVSVRDFYAKFFKKDASEAHYLKASRWATIFWGLYATVFAFFAGNLGPVIEVVNEIGSYFYGALLGVFILAIFFRRANGTGAFAGVIAGMLAVWAVVTFADISFLYNNVVGAVVAVAVGYVVSLFGKAPVKEKLAGLVFGDTEPVQEELKRRQSEADKVKEIEEEKSMKKWPYILIGYFFVTLLILYIIQTTTM, via the coding sequence ATGAATAACTTTACAACAATCGATTTTATCGTATTGATTGTTTATGTACTGGGAATCGCATTTTTCGGTGCTTTTTTCGGAAAAAATCAAAAAACGACAAAGGACTATTTCTTAGGCGGACGCAGCATTCCCTGGTGGGCAATCGGCTTGTCGGTAATGGCGACCCAGGCAAGTGCGATTACGTTCATCGGTGCGCCGGGTTGGGGATATTCCGGTGGTCTGGAACGAATCAACACGTATATCAATGTTCCGCTCGTCATGGCGTTTTTGATGGTGACGATTGTCCCGTTCTTTTACCGGACGGAAGTATATACGGCCTATGAATATCTGGAAAGACGCTTCGATGCGAAAACAAGGTCGCTGACAGCCGGTTTGTTCCTGGTGGCTCGCGGTCTTGCTACAGGTGTCGTCCTGTACGCTCCTGCGCTGGTTTTGTCGGTTGTGACCGGCTGGGATGTAAACGTTACAATTATTATCATGGCGATCATCGCGGTGGCCTATACCGTTCTGGGTGGCATTTCCGCGGTTATCTGGACGGATGTTATTCAGATGTTTGTCCTGTGGCTAGGTGCGGCATTAGCTATCATTAAAATTATCAGTACCATGCCGGACGGTTTTTCCGGTGCGATGGATATCGGAGCGGAAGCTGGTTTGCTGCAGTCGCTTGATTTCCGATTCGACTTGTCTGTCGAGTATAGTATTTGGGCCGGTGTCATTGGTGGTTTCTTCATGCATGCCGCCTATTTTGGAACAGACCAAAGCCAGATTCAGCGGGTGTTGACGAGTAAATCGATCAAGGAAAGTAAAATGTCCTTGATTGTCAGCGGCCTGTTCATCTTCCCGCAAATGATGCTGTTCTTGGTTATAGGAATTATGCTGTATGCGTTTTACTCGCAAGCCGGCAGCCCTGGAGTGGAAAATTTGAATGAATTGTTCCCATTGTTTGTGGTCAACAATTTGCCCGTCGGAATCACTGGTTTGATCATTGCCGGTGTCTTCGCGGCAGCGATGTCGAGCCTTGATTCGGCATTGAACTCACTGTCAGCGGTTTCGGTCCGCGACTTTTACGCAAAATTCTTTAAAAAGGATGCCTCGGAAGCCCATTATTTAAAAGCTTCCCGTTGGGCGACGATTTTCTGGGGATTGTATGCAACGGTTTTCGCCTTCTTTGCCGGGAATCTCGGTCCGGTTATTGAAGTGGTGAACGAAATTGGCTCTTACTTCTATGGTGCCCTGCTTGGTGTGTTCATTCTGGCGATCTTTTTCCGCCGGGCGAACGGCACAGGAGCCTTTGCCGGAGTCATCGCGGGAATGCTGGCCGTTTGGGCGGTAGTTACGTTTGCCGATATTTCGTTTTTATATAATAATGTTGTCGGGGCAGTCGTAGCAGTCGCCGTCGGCTATGTCGTCAGCCTGTTTGGCAAAGCACCAGTGAAGGAGAAGCTTGCCGGCCTGGTCTTCGGCGATACGGAGCCGGTACAGGAAGAATTGAAACGACGCCAGTCAGAAGCAGATAAAGTAAAAGAAATCGAAGAGGAAAAATCGATGAAAAAATGGCCATACATCTTGATCGGCTACTTCTTCGTCACCTTGCTGATTTTATATATCATTCAAACCACAACGATGTAG
- a CDS encoding alpha-glycosidase, producing MLKEAVYHRPKDNFAYMYDQETLHILLQTKKDDVKSVSLIFGDPYDWKEKKWQADSKLMRRSGSTDLHDYWFAEIKPPFRRLRYGFRCESEEEVCYYTEGGFFDSMPNDIANYFCFPYLHAVDVFSPPSWVKDTVWYQIFPERFANGDATLDPPDTLAWGSAKPTPENFFGGDFQGVIDHLDYLEELGINGIYFTPIFTAYSNHKYDTIDYRQIDPQFGDKKVFRRLVDACHKRGIRVMLDAVFNHSGYYFPPFQDVLTHQEKSRYKDWFHLWEFPVTSEKHPNYDTFGFVGSMPKLNTNNQEVKEYLLRTAQYWVEEFDIDGWRLDVANEVDHSFWREFRQAVKSIKPDVYILGEIWHDSMPWLRGDQFDAVMNYPFTNQAIDFFAEQKITATAFAEAITKVLHMYPANVNETAFNLLDSHDTPRIATLAGGDKNKIRLLYLFQLSFIGTPCLYYGDEIGMTGGQDPGCRACMEWDENKQDLALLAFVRSLIGIRKNEPLFGNHADFRFLETPNENCLVYEKSGKTGRLLFFLNNSSNPVLLPTGNFGNQSTSREWHLSAEDGLKKQSAKVPDELELPPYGFRIFEH from the coding sequence ATGTTAAAAGAAGCTGTTTATCACCGGCCGAAGGATAACTTCGCCTACATGTATGATCAAGAGACACTGCACATCCTGCTTCAAACGAAAAAAGATGATGTCAAAAGCGTCTCCCTAATTTTTGGGGACCCATATGACTGGAAGGAGAAAAAATGGCAAGCAGACAGCAAACTGATGAGAAGATCCGGCTCCACTGATTTGCATGACTACTGGTTTGCTGAGATCAAACCGCCCTTTCGCCGGCTCCGTTACGGTTTCCGCTGTGAGTCTGAGGAAGAAGTCTGTTATTACACAGAGGGGGGGTTTTTCGACTCCATGCCAAATGATATCGCCAATTACTTTTGCTTTCCTTACCTGCATGCCGTCGATGTATTTTCCCCACCATCCTGGGTGAAGGACACGGTCTGGTATCAAATTTTTCCGGAACGCTTCGCGAATGGAGACGCAACGCTCGATCCGCCGGACACACTGGCATGGGGAAGTGCTAAACCGACACCGGAAAACTTCTTCGGTGGTGACTTCCAAGGGGTGATAGATCATCTCGATTACCTGGAGGAACTTGGGATCAACGGTATCTATTTCACCCCTATCTTCACCGCCTATTCGAATCATAAATACGATACGATCGATTACAGGCAGATCGATCCGCAATTTGGCGACAAAAAAGTATTCCGCCGGCTGGTCGATGCCTGTCACAAGCGCGGCATCCGGGTAATGCTCGATGCAGTTTTCAATCATAGCGGCTATTATTTCCCGCCGTTCCAGGATGTCCTCACCCATCAGGAAAAGTCGCGGTATAAAGACTGGTTCCACCTTTGGGAGTTTCCGGTCACATCGGAAAAGCACCCAAATTACGACACGTTCGGCTTTGTCGGTTCCATGCCGAAACTGAACACAAACAACCAGGAAGTAAAAGAGTATTTACTCCGGACAGCTCAGTACTGGGTGGAGGAATTCGATATCGACGGCTGGCGGCTCGACGTGGCCAACGAAGTCGACCATAGCTTCTGGAGAGAGTTTCGTCAGGCTGTGAAAAGCATCAAGCCCGATGTGTATATCCTTGGGGAAATTTGGCATGATTCGATGCCTTGGCTGAGGGGAGACCAGTTCGATGCAGTGATGAATTACCCGTTTACCAATCAGGCAATCGATTTTTTCGCCGAACAGAAGATTACTGCTACTGCGTTCGCAGAAGCAATTACGAAGGTCCTGCATATGTATCCGGCGAACGTCAACGAAACAGCCTTCAACCTGCTCGACAGCCATGATACACCGCGGATAGCAACACTTGCAGGCGGCGATAAAAATAAAATTAGATTGCTTTATTTGTTCCAATTGTCCTTTATTGGCACGCCTTGTCTTTATTATGGGGATGAAATCGGCATGACCGGGGGGCAAGATCCGGGCTGTCGCGCCTGCATGGAGTGGGATGAAAATAAACAGGATTTGGCGCTGCTCGCCTTTGTCAGATCTCTGATCGGGATTCGAAAAAACGAACCGCTTTTCGGCAATCATGCGGACTTCCGCTTTCTCGAAACCCCTAATGAAAATTGCCTGGTTTATGAAAAGTCCGGCAAAACCGGCCGGCTGCTATTCTTCCTTAACAATAGCTCCAATCCTGTACTGCTGCCGACTGGCAATTTCGGGAACCAATCCACTTCGCGGGAATGGCATCTTTCAGCTGAAGACGGTCTAAAAAAACAGTCAGCAAAAGTACCCGACGAACTGGAATTGCCGCCATATGGCTTTCGCATTTTCGAGCATTAA
- a CDS encoding glycerate kinase, whose amino-acid sequence MKYVIAPDSFKGSITSIEAAKAISRAVRETDGQAEVVELPMADGGEGTVDAVLLSRGGDKITRQVEDPLGRVIEASYGWMEEEKTAVIETAAASGLPLLKTEELNPYEASSYGTGQLLRDALEKGAETIILGLGGSATVDAGVGLFQALGLKVYGENDREISRVGGRLDRITKVDATGLEPKLKQVNIIVASDVTNPLLGRDGAVAIFGPQKGISAQHLETFEAGMASFAKVTAEAVKHNVAEEPGSGAAGGIGFLLQSLLKVEFRSGLELMVELSRLEEHLVGADVVFTGEGKVDGQSLFGKVPVGVARAARMKGVPTVAFAGMIGDGLDRLQAEGLTVVIPIVDQPMALKEAMAEGERLLYTAATRAMQLIRLDKREIGRETK is encoded by the coding sequence ATGAAATATGTAATTGCTCCTGATTCCTTCAAAGGGTCCATCACGAGTATCGAGGCAGCAAAAGCGATCAGTCGTGCTGTCCGGGAGACAGATGGACAGGCTGAAGTTGTAGAGCTGCCGATGGCCGACGGCGGTGAAGGGACGGTCGATGCCGTACTCCTCAGCAGAGGCGGGGACAAAATAACACGCCAGGTGGAGGATCCGCTAGGCAGGGTGATTGAGGCAAGCTATGGATGGATGGAAGAAGAAAAAACGGCAGTCATTGAAACGGCAGCAGCTTCCGGGTTGCCGCTGCTGAAGACGGAGGAGTTGAACCCTTATGAAGCATCGAGTTATGGAACCGGCCAACTGCTCCGTGATGCGTTGGAAAAAGGGGCGGAGACCATTATCCTCGGACTTGGCGGAAGTGCGACCGTGGATGCCGGTGTCGGGTTGTTTCAGGCGTTAGGATTGAAAGTCTACGGTGAAAACGACCGGGAAATCAGTCGGGTCGGCGGGCGGCTCGATCGGATAACCAAAGTTGATGCCACTGGGCTCGAACCAAAGTTAAAACAGGTCAATATTATTGTTGCCTCCGATGTGACCAATCCATTGCTTGGAAGAGACGGAGCTGTCGCCATCTTCGGACCGCAAAAAGGGATATCAGCGCAACATCTGGAAACATTCGAAGCAGGGATGGCCTCATTTGCCAAAGTAACTGCCGAAGCAGTAAAGCATAACGTCGCAGAAGAGCCGGGAAGCGGTGCAGCCGGAGGAATCGGCTTTTTGCTCCAATCTTTGTTGAAGGTCGAATTCCGCAGCGGCCTAGAGCTTATGGTTGAATTAAGCAGGCTGGAAGAACACCTGGTCGGAGCCGATGTGGTATTCACCGGGGAAGGAAAAGTGGACGGCCAGTCGTTATTCGGCAAAGTACCTGTAGGTGTCGCCCGGGCGGCAAGGATGAAGGGTGTACCGACTGTGGCATTTGCCGGCATGATCGGCGATGGTCTCGATCGTCTCCAGGCGGAAGGACTGACTGTTGTCATTCCGATTGTCGATCAGCCAATGGCACTGAAAGAAGCAATGGCCGAAGGGGAAAGGTTGTTATATACAGCAGCAACACGTGCAATGCAGTTAATTCGATTAGATAAAAGGGAGATTGGGAGGGAAACAAAATGA
- a CDS encoding sugar ABC transporter substrate-binding protein, with the protein MDKKRGMWVQLIMMLSFCFLLAACAPEREEPAGGEDSGQETAEKPEELTIWANDEEAQLEAIEDIAADYEEQEGIKVNVVAKSMLDQEQELALAGPEGKGPDLFFQPHDRIGNIVAQGLAEPLQLSDEEINGYSEAAMEAVSYNYDGQTDWYGVPMVFETYGIFYNTDIIPEAPETIEDLQTAISEHTNPDQEQYGFLMKPNDLYFTYPFFKNYGAYIFGGDNGEYDTSDIGLNNEGAVEGGALYQSFFGQGKIPASTTSDVIDGLFTEGKVGAVINGPWAIPGYREALGDSLAFAPFPTINGEPGETLVGVKSWMVSYYSENKDWATDLALFLTNQENLQHYYEIAGELPPNTKALEAIEDPIHAAFAEQIQHGVPMPSTPQMSQVWEPMNNALQFLADGEDIQPVLDEAVEQIEANIEASGQ; encoded by the coding sequence ATGGACAAAAAACGAGGAATGTGGGTCCAACTTATCATGATGCTGAGCTTTTGTTTCTTGCTGGCGGCTTGTGCGCCGGAGCGTGAAGAGCCGGCAGGGGGAGAGGATTCTGGACAAGAAACAGCTGAAAAACCGGAAGAGCTGACGATTTGGGCAAATGACGAAGAGGCGCAGTTGGAAGCAATCGAAGACATAGCAGCAGATTATGAAGAACAGGAAGGAATCAAAGTCAATGTGGTGGCGAAATCGATGCTGGACCAGGAGCAGGAACTGGCGCTTGCCGGACCGGAAGGGAAAGGTCCAGATTTATTTTTCCAACCGCATGACCGTATAGGAAATATCGTTGCACAAGGACTTGCAGAACCGCTCCAATTGTCGGATGAAGAGATCAACGGTTACAGCGAAGCTGCGATGGAAGCAGTCTCTTACAATTATGACGGGCAAACCGATTGGTATGGAGTCCCGATGGTCTTTGAAACGTATGGCATTTTTTACAACACGGATATCATCCCGGAAGCTCCGGAGACAATAGAAGATTTACAGACTGCGATCAGTGAGCATACCAATCCGGATCAAGAACAGTATGGGTTTTTGATGAAGCCGAATGATCTATACTTCACTTATCCGTTCTTCAAAAACTACGGTGCCTATATTTTTGGTGGGGATAATGGTGAATACGACACATCCGATATCGGCCTGAATAATGAGGGAGCTGTGGAAGGCGGAGCGCTTTATCAATCGTTCTTCGGCCAGGGAAAAATCCCTGCTTCCACTACCTCCGACGTGATAGACGGATTGTTTACGGAAGGCAAGGTTGGTGCGGTTATTAACGGTCCGTGGGCAATCCCAGGTTACAGAGAAGCGCTTGGTGACAGTCTTGCTTTTGCTCCGTTTCCTACAATAAACGGGGAGCCGGGAGAAACGCTGGTCGGCGTAAAATCCTGGATGGTTTCCTACTACTCGGAAAACAAAGACTGGGCAACCGACCTGGCGTTGTTTTTAACGAATCAGGAAAACTTACAGCATTACTATGAAATAGCAGGCGAGCTGCCGCCGAACACGAAAGCCCTGGAAGCGATAGAAGATCCGATTCATGCCGCATTTGCAGAACAAATCCAACATGGTGTGCCGATGCCAAGTACTCCGCAGATGTCTCAGGTTTGGGAGCCGATGAACAATGCTCTGCAATTTTTGGCAGATGGTGAGGATATCCAGCCTGTGCTGGATGAAGCGGTTGAACAAATCGAGGCGAATATAGAAGCTTCCGGACAATAA
- a CDS encoding CdaR family transcriptional regulator, producing MALLSEAIAQQIVLEMEKIIERNINIMDETGIIIASKDTERIGSFHEGALKVIQEGEPVPIYSDQSHQGSKVGMNMPIFFKGALIGVIGITGNPEEISDYAKIIHKMTEVMVKEAYVSQELELEKSVRERFVHEWMRRQWSDRSDFLLRAKTLQIEMAASRQVLLFELVHIKEKQDSELTRQERLRSIMKEIGDMLGIGAQDILVLWQSNQFILLKQEPPVSFPSQIKECLRRLCSNQIGIHCGVGRQQHDMDGAVKSFEEAQQALFFARQKKQSVVAFHDLGIESIVYQIPEAVKIDFVERFFPVFYEKKHQQLVESVKVFLEHEQSIASASDALFIHKNTLQYRLKKMEQLTGFDPRKFKDAALYWLALAFLEKQ from the coding sequence ATGGCACTTTTATCTGAAGCAATCGCACAGCAAATCGTTTTGGAAATGGAAAAAATCATTGAGCGCAATATTAATATCATGGACGAAACGGGCATTATCATTGCCAGCAAGGATACAGAGCGAATCGGGAGCTTTCATGAAGGAGCATTGAAGGTGATTCAGGAAGGGGAGCCGGTTCCGATTTATTCGGATCAGAGCCACCAGGGATCCAAAGTGGGAATGAACATGCCGATTTTTTTCAAAGGAGCGTTGATCGGCGTTATCGGCATAACCGGAAACCCCGAGGAAATCAGTGACTATGCCAAAATTATTCATAAAATGACCGAGGTCATGGTAAAAGAAGCGTATGTCAGTCAGGAGTTGGAGCTGGAAAAAAGCGTGAGGGAACGATTTGTCCATGAATGGATGCGGCGCCAATGGTCGGATCGAAGCGACTTTCTGCTGCGTGCCAAAACGTTGCAAATCGAAATGGCAGCATCGAGGCAGGTCTTGTTGTTCGAGCTTGTCCATATAAAGGAAAAGCAGGATTCAGAGCTGACCAGGCAGGAACGCTTACGGTCGATCATGAAAGAGATCGGTGACATGCTCGGTATTGGGGCACAGGACATCCTTGTACTATGGCAGTCCAACCAATTTATTTTGTTGAAGCAGGAACCGCCTGTATCCTTTCCGTCTCAGATTAAGGAGTGTCTGCGGAGGCTTTGCAGCAATCAAATTGGCATTCATTGCGGGGTGGGCAGACAGCAGCATGACATGGATGGAGCCGTGAAATCGTTCGAGGAGGCCCAACAAGCGTTGTTTTTCGCCAGGCAGAAAAAGCAGTCGGTAGTGGCATTCCATGACTTGGGAATCGAATCGATCGTTTACCAGATTCCCGAAGCAGTGAAAATAGATTTTGTTGAGCGGTTTTTCCCTGTTTTTTACGAAAAAAAGCACCAGCAGCTTGTGGAGTCCGTAAAGGTGTTCCTCGAACACGAGCAAAGCATTGCTTCGGCCAGTGACGCCTTGTTTATCCATAAGAATACTCTGCAGTACCGTTTGAAAAAAATGGAGCAATTGACCGGTTTTGATCCTCGGAAATTTAAGGACGCAGCCTTATACTGGCTGGCGCTGGCGTTTTTGGAAAAACAATGA
- a CDS encoding NADPH-dependent FMN reductase, with translation MKIVGLSGSKVGSKTRTAMNYTVKALQEKYPDTEVTLIDLAEYDVQFSDGRNYMEYEGDTKYVAETIMEADAIVIGTPVFQASIPATLKNVFDLLPVNAFRDKVVSILVTAGSAKHYLMVEQQLKPILAYMKAQMVQTYVFIEEEDFHRKEIVNDDVLFRIGRLAEDTVVLTETFSQIREAKEAEYDF, from the coding sequence GTGAAGATTGTCGGATTATCCGGTTCAAAAGTCGGCAGCAAGACGAGAACAGCCATGAACTATACAGTCAAAGCGCTTCAGGAAAAATATCCGGATACAGAAGTGACGTTAATCGACTTGGCTGAATATGACGTCCAGTTCAGTGATGGACGGAATTATATGGAATATGAAGGAGATACAAAATATGTTGCGGAAACCATTATGGAAGCTGATGCGATCGTCATCGGGACTCCCGTGTTCCAGGCGTCGATTCCGGCTACGTTGAAAAATGTGTTCGATCTGCTTCCGGTCAATGCGTTCCGTGATAAGGTCGTCAGTATATTGGTGACAGCCGGTTCGGCGAAGCATTACTTGATGGTCGAGCAACAGTTGAAACCGATTCTTGCTTACATGAAAGCACAAATGGTGCAAACCTATGTGTTTATCGAAGAGGAAGACTTTCACCGCAAAGAAATCGTCAATGATGATGTGTTGTTCCGTATCGGGCGGCTGGCAGAAGATACCGTCGTATTAACCGAGACATTCAGCCAAATCAGGGAAGCAAAGGAAGCAGAATATGATTTTTAA
- a CDS encoding carbohydrate ABC transporter permease, whose amino-acid sequence MTLPDYQQEGNKEAGSRQKKKHSPAIAMFLSILFAGFGQLYNRRYVKGICFIVIEAAFLTTMLQWINYGLWGLRTLGTIPGTDHSIRLLVFGVLSLIGVFFVLALYIANVFDARNQARKIQNGWKPSSFRDAISAFYEYAFPYLMTFPGLLLMIFVVIFPLLFSVLLAFTNYNLYNSPPRNLVDWVGFDNFVNLVTVPLWQDTFVSVFSWTIVWTIVATTLQIALGLFLALIVNDPRIRFKKLIRTVLILPWAVPAFVTILIFSAMFNDDFGAINRDIIIPLIGGGGLPWLSDPFYARTAIILIQTWLGFPFIFALFTGVLQSISKDWYEAADVDGGSRLQKFRHITLPHVLFATAPLLIMQYAQNFNNFNIIYLFNEGGPPVRGQNAGGTDILISWVYKLTFDTNNYSMAAVISIIMGGIVSCFAFYQFRKTRSFKEEGEI is encoded by the coding sequence ATGACTTTGCCTGATTACCAGCAAGAAGGCAACAAAGAAGCTGGCAGTAGACAGAAAAAGAAGCACAGTCCGGCCATAGCGATGTTTCTATCGATATTGTTTGCCGGTTTCGGACAGTTGTACAACCGTCGCTATGTAAAAGGGATTTGTTTTATCGTCATCGAAGCAGCCTTTTTGACGACCATGCTGCAGTGGATTAATTATGGTCTGTGGGGGCTCCGTACACTTGGTACAATTCCGGGAACGGACCATTCCATTCGGTTGTTGGTGTTTGGGGTGCTTTCTTTAATTGGCGTGTTTTTTGTTCTTGCGTTGTACATTGCCAATGTCTTTGACGCCAGAAACCAGGCACGCAAGATACAGAATGGGTGGAAGCCTTCATCGTTCCGGGATGCTATCAGCGCCTTTTATGAGTACGCTTTTCCTTACTTGATGACTTTTCCTGGCCTGTTGCTGATGATATTTGTCGTCATCTTTCCTTTGTTATTCTCGGTGCTGCTGGCGTTTACCAACTATAACCTTTATAATTCGCCACCCCGCAATTTGGTCGACTGGGTAGGCTTCGACAATTTCGTCAATTTGGTCACCGTTCCGCTTTGGCAGGATACCTTTGTTAGTGTGTTTTCCTGGACCATCGTCTGGACGATCGTAGCCACTACATTGCAAATCGCGTTGGGTTTGTTTCTCGCCTTGATCGTGAATGATCCGCGCATTAGATTCAAAAAATTAATTCGGACCGTTCTGATTTTGCCTTGGGCAGTACCTGCCTTCGTAACGATTTTGATTTTCTCGGCCATGTTTAATGATGACTTCGGTGCCATCAATAGAGACATCATCATCCCGTTAATAGGCGGCGGTGGTCTGCCTTGGTTGAGTGATCCATTCTATGCCCGGACTGCTATCATCCTGATTCAGACATGGCTGGGATTTCCATTTATCTTCGCCTTGTTTACCGGAGTTCTGCAAAGCATTTCAAAGGACTGGTACGAAGCGGCAGATGTGGACGGTGGTTCCAGACTGCAAAAATTCCGTCATATTACGCTGCCGCATGTCCTGTTTGCGACTGCTCCTTTGCTGATTATGCAATATGCGCAAAACTTCAATAATTTCAATATCATTTATTTGTTCAATGAAGGTGGACCTCCTGTGAGAGGACAAAATGCCGGTGGGACTGACATTCTGATTTCATGGGTTTATAAATTGACCTTCGACACCAATAATTACAGTATGGCCGCGGTCATTTCCATTATCATGGGGGGCATCGTTTCCTGTTTTGCCTTTTATCAGTTCAGAAAGACGCGATCCTTTAAGGAAGAGGGTGAAATTTGA
- a CDS encoding alpha-amylase family glycosyl hydrolase: protein MEIDKKTLHAMEEKLQFIYEQQDAAYLLTNIQRLMGEYESTIPSQSRNRDFVSEKDTILITYGDTIKEDGKAPLQSLHEFLNDHVKETLTGVHVLPFYPFSSDDGFSVIDYFAVDPKLGSWEDVESLSDDYELMFDAVINHISAKSEWFQEYLKGNPAYQDFFIEADPEADYSKVTRPRALPLLTKFETANGSKYIWTTFSEDQIDLNYKNPELVLKIIELLLFYISKGAKLIRLDAIGFLWKEMGTSCIHLDQTHEMIQLFRNIVDTIAPDTILITETNVPHKDNISYFGNGFNEARMVYQFPLPPLTLHTFLTGDASHLADWASSLEETTEETTYFNFLASHDGIGVRPVEGILTDGEVEAMIDSVHAHGGYVSYKDNGDGTKSPYELNINYFDALSHPEDPQDRKVKRFAAAQSVLLSVTGVPGIYIHSMLGSRNYQEGVKETGRYRSINREKLDRGKLEQELADPASVRSQVLENMKQLIRIRTAERAFHPNSPQEVLKLNKHVFSIVRTNKDSPEEKVFVLINVSDNPQSLSLDSDSQTAHDLISGKTYVSGSGKLSVTLQPYQVAWLKV from the coding sequence ATGGAAATAGACAAGAAAACGCTTCACGCTATGGAAGAAAAATTGCAATTTATTTATGAACAGCAGGACGCTGCTTACTTACTGACCAATATACAACGATTAATGGGGGAGTATGAGTCAACTATTCCAAGTCAAAGCAGGAATCGTGATTTTGTCTCGGAGAAGGATACGATTTTGATCACCTATGGCGATACCATCAAAGAAGACGGCAAAGCCCCTTTACAAAGTCTTCATGAGTTTCTGAACGATCATGTAAAGGAGACCTTGACCGGTGTACACGTACTGCCTTTTTATCCATTCAGTTCAGATGACGGCTTTTCTGTAATCGATTACTTTGCTGTCGATCCGAAACTAGGCAGTTGGGAAGACGTGGAAAGCCTTTCAGATGATTATGAGCTGATGTTCGACGCCGTTATCAATCATATTTCTGCTAAAAGTGAATGGTTCCAGGAATACCTGAAAGGGAATCCCGCTTACCAGGATTTTTTCATCGAAGCCGATCCGGAAGCCGATTACAGCAAGGTCACCCGTCCAAGAGCATTGCCGCTGTTGACGAAGTTTGAAACCGCTAACGGATCGAAATACATTTGGACAACCTTCAGTGAAGACCAGATTGATTTGAATTACAAAAATCCGGAGCTCGTTCTGAAGATCATCGAGTTGCTTTTGTTCTATATCAGCAAGGGAGCCAAGCTGATCCGGCTCGATGCCATCGGATTTTTATGGAAAGAGATGGGCACTAGCTGTATCCATCTGGATCAGACCCACGAAATGATCCAGTTGTTCCGGAATATCGTCGACACGATTGCGCCGGATACGATTCTGATCACCGAAACGAATGTGCCGCATAAAGACAATATCAGTTATTTTGGCAACGGTTTTAATGAAGCACGCATGGTGTACCAATTCCCATTGCCCCCGCTGACGCTTCACACCTTTTTGACCGGAGATGCCAGTCATCTGGCTGATTGGGCAAGCAGTCTGGAAGAAACGACGGAAGAGACCACGTATTTTAATTTTCTGGCCTCGCATGACGGCATTGGTGTCCGCCCGGTGGAGGGCATTCTGACCGACGGGGAAGTAGAAGCGATGATCGATTCAGTCCACGCACATGGCGGCTATGTTTCTTACAAAGATAATGGGGACGGAACAAAAAGCCCGTATGAATTGAATATCAATTACTTTGATGCTTTGTCCCATCCCGAAGATCCACAGGATCGAAAAGTGAAGCGTTTTGCGGCTGCACAGTCGGTATTGCTTTCGGTAACCGGCGTCCCGGGCATCTACATTCACAGTATGCTTGGTTCCCGGAATTATCAGGAGGGTGTCAAGGAGACTGGCCGCTATCGTTCCATCAATCGGGAGAAGCTTGACAGAGGGAAGTTGGAACAAGAGCTTGCCGATCCAGCCTCGGTTCGCAGTCAGGTACTGGAAAACATGAAACAATTGATCAGGATCAGAACCGCTGAACGGGCATTTCATCCGAACAGCCCGCAGGAAGTATTAAAATTGAACAAACACGTCTTTTCGATCGTGCGGACAAATAAAGACAGTCCGGAAGAAAAAGTATTTGTTCTTATCAATGTATCCGATAATCCGCAAAGCCTGTCCCTTGATAGCGACAGCCAAACGGCCCACGACCTTATTTCAGGAAAAACCTATGTTTCTGGATCGGGTAAGCTGTCGGTTACCCTTCAGCCATATCAGGTTGCCTGGCTGAAGGTCTAA